Proteins encoded in a region of the Photobacterium angustum genome:
- the zapA gene encoding cell division protein ZapA: MSTQAVEIQVFGRNIKVNCPTGQEDALRAAASDFDQRLKDMSERTKVSNVEQLLLFTGLNICNELHAERLEHNGSAGILSNKISALEEKLDKALQNYPKR; encoded by the coding sequence ATGAGTACTCAGGCTGTAGAGATTCAAGTATTCGGCAGAAATATCAAAGTTAACTGCCCAACTGGTCAAGAGGATGCACTTCGTGCTGCCGCTTCTGATTTTGACCAACGCTTGAAAGATATGTCAGAGCGCACTAAAGTATCCAATGTAGAGCAACTGTTACTCTTTACAGGGCTTAACATCTGCAACGAGTTACATGCAGAGCGACTAGAACATAACGGAAGCGCTGGAATTTTATCCAATAAGATCAGTGCACTAGAAGAAAAATTAGATAAAGCATTGCAAAATTATCCAAAGCGTTGA